GCCTGTTCCCGAGCCAGCCACATAACTCCAGCAGGTGAGCCCCTTCAATTTATCGATTATTGCTTCGAGTTTCCTGCGACAGCCATCTTGATTCATTACAACTCCCTGGACTGAGGAAATAGTTCCTTCGCCAGTTCTTTGAGCTCTTGGTAAGAGAGGTCTGAGCCGCTGATCTCGCGACTTAACTCCTGCCGCTGATCTACGCCTACCAGCCCATGGCAAAAATCGGCCCGCGCAGCGAGCGGCACTTTTTGCCGCATCCTCGTCCGAAAATCTCGCCAATAGCCTCATCGCCTGAGGTTTTTAAACCTTGATTCGACGGAGAACTGCTCCCTCTCGCTGGCACCCAGCTCTTGCAAGGCCTGCTAGACCTTCAAGTTCCCAACGAAGGCGCCGAACCTATCGAACCCTTTTCGAGACGCTCTAAATATTCGGATCACCCACATTAGGAAGTCTTGCAAACGCGCCAGTCGTGGTTCTCGAAAGGAGAGGGGTTCGCGTGATTTGATCATTCGGAGTAGTCGAAGATGTCGAGGCTGTACGTAATTCCGAAATAGGCCAGTCGACGCAGAGTCTCGGGCCCCAGAATGTAAAGCGGCCGATCTTCCTGAATGATCACGCTTGTGGAGAATCCGGCGCTCCACCTGGTTCTCTTCAATAAATCAATGATCGCTTTTCTTTTCGGCCATAAGTGATCCATGAGTTGACTGAGCCCCTCATCGATCTCCCAGCTGGGCTGTTTGTCTAGCGCTATAGTCCACACTGAGGTTACCAGGCGAACTTTGCTACTTGGCCTGAGACGTTCTCCTTTTCGGCCAGCCTCAGTTGGCTCTAGGCCGATCTCGCAGGTGCAATGATCGGGGTCCAAGTCCGGATCTTCAATCGTAAAGCTTGTGGAAATAAGAGGTGAAGAGTCTTCTTGAAGCACCGTATCTCCTCAGGACTATTGAGTCAGGGATTCAAAGGGAATGCCGGTATGGATGACCTCGGAAGCTCCCTTCTTCACAGGAACTAGGACTAGCTGGCCGTCATCATCGACGCCGATATTGAACTTTCCAGCGGAAACGCGCCCAACGATCTCCTGCTTGGTCGCCTCGGGATCAATACCTTGCTTTTTGAGTCGGTTTGCCTTGAATACCTTAATATTTCCGGAGGAGGACTTGCTCAACCCAAGTGTCTTGGAAGCACTCTTCAGGACCTTCCCGCCAGCGGATCCGACACCGCCAACAATCGCCGAAGCTCGACCCAAATCTTGAGCTACGGCGGCGGCCTTCTCGGTTCCGCTCAGCTGGTCATTACCGACGGCCTCTCCGAGACCTTCGCCCAAACGAAGAACATCCGTTCCCAGCTTGAGAAAGTCGGCCCCTGCACCTGCAAGAGTGGCGAGAGCCACCCCGGTAGGGGTTCCGTCTGTATACCTCGCTACCGCGAACGACTTGTATTGGCCGATGCGTGCATCCGCCGAAGCTGCGATCTGCGCGCCGGTCCGAGCTTGCCCCGTAGGATCGACGAAGCGAACGGGATTGCCTCCAGTATACGCATACAAATTCCACCCATCCCGCCCCGGATCCACGCTCATAAACCGC
This DNA window, taken from Acidobacteriota bacterium, encodes the following:
- a CDS encoding DUF4279 domain-containing protein — translated: MLQEDSSPLISTSFTIEDPDLDPDHCTCEIGLEPTEAGRKGERLRPSSKVRLVTSVWTIALDKQPSWEIDEGLSQLMDHLWPKRKAIIDLLKRTRWSAGFSTSVIIQEDRPLYILGPETLRRLAYFGITYSLDIFDYSE